A region of the Pseudomonas silesiensis genome:
GCGCTGGGCCTGTGGCTGATGTTCATCGTGGTGAGCAGTGTCTTTGGCCTGTGCATGGCCGCCTTGCGCGCTCGACTGATGCCCGCGGCACAGGTAGTGGCTGGCGTCGTGCTGGCGGCAACGCTGACCAGTTGCGCCGAACTCGGCGCGCAGGCCTGGTCGCTTCAATGGCATCAACATATGGGGATCTATGCAGGATTGATCGCCCTGCAATGCGTCGTCATGGACCAAACCGGTTTTTTCCAGCGTACAGGCCCTGATCGCCTGCGCCTGTGCGCCCTGTTCGGCGCGTTGTTAACGGGTATGGGCCTGCTGCGAGAGCTGATCGGCAGCGGCACACTGGGCAACCACCTGCCCTGGCTGGCTGGCGCCACATCACCGGACTGGCAAGGCTGGGTCCTGACCGCCGACGGTGGCATGCGCCTGGCTATCCTGGCGCCCGGCGGGTTCATTCTGCTCGGGCTGCTGCTCGCCGCCTGGCAGGCCTGGGCGCGCCCGACGCCTTCACACTGACTGTCCTCGAGGAAACTCACTGCCCATGAATGCTGCAAAACGCCGGGAAATTTTCCGCAGGTTTCACGAAGACAACCCGGAACCGAAGACCGAACTGGCCTACTCGTCGCCGTTCGAATTACTGATCGCCGTGATCCTTTCGGCACAGTCGACCGATGTCGGCGTCAACAAGGCCACCGCCAAGCTCTATCCGGTGGCCAATACGCCGGCTGCGATTCATGCCTTGGGCGTCGAAGGCTTGTCGGAATACATCAAGACCATCGGCCTGTTCAACAGTAAAGCGAAAAACGTGATCGAGACCTGTCGTTTGCTGCTGGAGCGTCATGGCGGCGAAGTGCCGCAAACCCGCGAAGAGCTGGAAGCGCTGCCCGGCGTCGGTCGCAAAACGGCCAACGTGGTGCTTAATACCGCATTCCGTCAGCTGACCATGGCCGTGGACACCCACATCTTCCGGGTCAGCAACCGAACCGGGATTGCTCCGGGCAAGAATGTGGTCGAGGTTGAAACAAAACTGATGAAGTTCGTGCCGAAGGAATACCTGCTCGATTCCCATCACTGGCTGATTCTCCACGGTCGCTACGTCTGCCTGGCTCGCAAGCCCCGCTGTGGCAGTTGCCGGATTGAAGACCTCTGCGAATACAAGCACAAGACTTCGGACGATTGAGGCGCTATTAGGTTTATTGATTTATCGATTGAAAAAATCTTTTTTACCCGCCGCTCGAATGTCGATATAAGGGGCCCCAAAGGCAGTCTTAGCCTGGAGTTGACCCTATGAGTACTGGCAAAGAGCAATTGGACGTAGAAGACGACTTCACCCCCGTTGAGGCTGATGACGCCGAACCTGTGGTTGAAGTGGCAAAGACCAACCTCAGCAAACGCCGCACCATTGACAATCTGCTGGAGGAGCGCCGACTGCAAAAGCAATTGGCCGATTACGATTTTGACCTATGACACCTTAAAAGCCTCCCTAAACGGAGGCTTTTTACCAAGCGCCGCCCCCGATAAACGCCTCTAACGCTTAACGTCAACGCTGCCGCCGTTACACCAGACCATTGCGTTGCGCCAATTCGATCAGATCAACCAGGGAGCGCGCATTGAGCTTCAATAACAAGCGAGTCTTGTAAGTGCTGACGGTTTTGTTGCTGAGGCACATTCCATCGGCAATCTCCTTGTTGGTTCTTCCCTGGGCCAATTGCTGCAACACCGTCATTTCCCGCCCCGACAGACGATCCACCATATCGGACTCACTGGCATTCCCCAGACTGCAACGCACAGTGTGCAGGGCTTGATTCGGGAAATAACTGTAGCCTGACAACACGGCCTTTATTGCACTAAGCAACTCCGTGAGATCCTGTTGCTTGCAGACATATCCGGCTGCCCCCGACTGCATGCAACGCATGGAGAAATGACCCGGTGCCTGGGACGTCAATATCAATACTTTCATTGGCATTGCCGCCGATGTCAGACGTGCAATGACTTCCAACCCATCGAGTTTCGGAATGCCAATATCGAGAATGACAATATCGGGCAGGAGTTCGCGAGCAAGTTGTAACGCATCCACGCCATTATCTGTTTCTGCAATGACTTCGTAGCCATGACGTTCCATCAGCATACGTACCGCGAGACGAATGACGGGGTGATCATCCACGATCAGCACTTTATTCATGGGCAAGTCCAATTTCGCTGTTCGAATTTTTAGAGCCCGCACAATAGCCTAGTCGTTTCACCCATGGCATGCCGCCCCCCCCGGCCACCCACAGCAAGAGACATTCCCTACACACAACACAGATTATTCCTACAAAAATTCTTCGAATACACTGCTTCCGAAAACTCATCAGCTGCCCGATCTGTCACGCCTCGACAGTTTTTTGTATCTATATGCGACCACATAACAAACGAAAAGACTCAGGAGCCAAAAATCAGGCCTGCAACGATACTTGAACTATCTTGAAAAGTAACCGATATTTTCCAAACCAGAGCGCACATCAAAAACCATATCTTTCCAACCCCCCATTCACACAGCCAAATAACAATAAAGAACCTAATATAATGTAACAGATATACCCGAAACACTAATAAGCAGTTACCCTCTTGAGTAGCAGACCTAAACCTTTCCCACAAACCCATGAGCAAAGACAAACTTAAATGAGAATAAAACATGGAAAATATCAAACAAAGGATCACCAACCCCCTGACACTCATTGCGATATTCGCAACACTGTCTGAAACTTCAGCGGCTATCTCCCTGCCCTTCCTTGATGATGAAGAAAGAGATACCTACATCTGGTTCTTGATCAGCTTTCCTTTTTATTTGCTCTTTCTTTTCTTTGCCACACTCAACTTCAATTATCGGTCGCTTTATGCACCCTCCGATTTTGAAAACGGCGAACACTTCATCAAAGCCATGAACAATGCCGATCGCCCGGGCAAGACCGACTCCAGGCTGACATCAAAAAAAACGGCACGAAGGCAACCGAAGATTGATCCCGACCCCACACCCCCACCCTGTTGCGCACAGGACCTTCCAGGGACGGATCTGCAAACTGCGGCGGAGCACCACGTCCGCCTGCCGGAGCGGTTCAAAGACCTGTACATCGTCGATGTACGCGGGATGAGCCAAAAAATCGAGCTGGGCGCCTCGGTGGAGAAGATTCAACAGGAACAGGGAAAACCTGCGCACGCAATCGTGTTCATCACCTGTACTGAGTCAGAGAAACTACTGAAGGAGAGCTCATTCAAACAGGTAAAAAACACAAAGAAGCACAGTGGTGCGTCGCTCTATGTTGCTTACAATTTGAATTCAAATGGCGTGACGGTCATTGATCAAACGCGTCCCTGACGCAGAGCGGTCAATGGCGAATGAAAACCGGTAGAGGACTGGCAGGAAAGTCAGCACGCTGCATCGCAATGTCAGGCAGAACATCCCCCATTCAGAACTGTGGCCTTGTCGACGACAAGGCCACAGATTCAATCACGGCGCAGCAGCAAGCGCTCTGACATCTCAGAACAGCTTGCGGCCTTTGTTCGCCGCAATACGCATGCGCAAGGCGTTGAGCTTGATGAAGCCCGCCGCATCGGCCTGGTTGTAGGCGCCGCCATCTTCCTCGAAGGTCGCAATGTTGGCGTCGAACAACGATTCGTCGGACTTGCGGCCAGTGACGATCACGTTGCCCTTGTACAGCTTCAGGCGCACGACGCCGTTCACATGGGCCTGGGAGGCATCGATCATCTGTTGCAGCATCAGACGCTCAGGGCTCCACCAGTAACCGGTGTAGATCAGGCTGGCATATTTAGGCATCAGCTCATCCTTGAGGTGAGCCACTTCGCGGTCCAGGGTGATCGATTCGATCGCACGGTGAGCGCGCAGCATGATGGTGCCGCCCGGGGTTTCATAGCAGCCGCGGGACTTCATGCCGACGTAGCGGTTCTCGACGATGTCGAGACGGCCGATACCGTGTTCGCCACCGATACGGTTCAAGGTCGCCAGCACGGTGGCCGGGGTCATTTCGACGCCGTCCAGCGCGACGATGTCGCCGTTGCGGTAGGTCAGTTCCAGGTACTGCGCCTTGTCAGGAGCCTTCTCCGGGGAGACGGTCCATTTCCACATGTCTTCTTCGTGCTCGGTCCAGGTGTCTTCCAGCACGCCGCCTTCATAGGAGATGTGCAGCAGGTTGGCATCCATCGAGTACGGGGATTTCTTCTTGCCGTGACGCTCGATCGGGATGTTGTGCTTTTCAGCGTAATCCATCAGCTTTTCACGGGACAGCAGGTCCCATTCGCGCCACGGCGCGATGACCTTCACGCCTGGTTTCAAGGCGTAGGCGCCCAGTTCGAAACGCACCTGGTCGTTACCCTTGCCGGTCGCACCATGGGAAATGGCGTCGGCGCCGGTTTCGTTGGCGATTTCGATCAGGCGCTTGGCGATCAACGGACGGGCGATGGAAGTACCCAGCAGGTACTCGCCTTCATAAACGGTGTTGGCGCGGAACATCGGGAACACGAAATCACGCACGAATTCTTCGCGCAGATCGTCGATGTAGATTTCTTTTACGCCCATGGCCTGAGCCTTGGCGCGGGCCGGTTCGACCTCTTCGCCCTGACCCAGGTCAGCGGTGAAGGTCACGACTTCACAGTTATAAGTATCCTGCAGCCACTTGAGGATCACCGAAGTGTCCAGGCCGCCGGAATACGCCAGAACGACCTTGTTTACGTCCGCCATGCCATCACTCCACGGGGTTCTACGGAAAGCCGTCAAGTCTACCGGTCATGCAGAATAATTTACAGGGGCGCGACAGCTTATGACGACGAAGCGACAGATTATGTCAAGCGAGCGACTATGGCAGCGTTCTCAGGACGTCGATGCCGCGCTCACCGTCGCCGTGGCGCGAGGGGCCGGCTTTTCGGTCGGCGCCATCCGCGCGAGGTGGACATTGACCCGACGGTTTTTCGCCCGGTTGGCGGCAGTGGTGTTGGGCGCCAAGGGGTAACGTTCGCCGTGGAAGCGCAGGGTGATCTGCGACTCCTGGATACCGTTGGCCTTGAAGAACTCCATGACCGCCAAGGCCCGGCGTCGCGACAGGTCCCGGTTGGTCAGGCGGTTGCCGCTGTTGTCGGAGTGACCGTCGAGTTCGATGTGATTGACCGTCGGGTCGGCCTTCATGAACTCCAGCATCTCCTGCAATTGGGCCTTGGCCTGCCCATCGAGATCGATGCTTTGGCCGTGGAAGCCGATCCGGGATTGTTTGACCTGTTCGAAATTCTTCGGCAACAGCCTCGCTACACAGCCCTGATATTCGCTGAAGGCCTTGCTGAACTTGACCGGCAACAGACGCACTTCCGATACCCGGCCATCGCCCGAAGAGTGCCGCAGAACCGGACTGCGGCCATCCATCAAGCCATTGATCAAGCGAGCGGCCTGCACTTGCGAACTCCTGAACAGCACATTGCCGCTACCGATTTGCACGGCACCGAGATTGATGTCGCCACGCCCCGGCTGCCATGGCGCCGCAGCCGCCAGCAAGGTCGCCGAACCACCGCCGATGATCGCGTTATAAGCCTTCAGTCGAAATGTTGCCTGCTCACCGGCGCGACGCACGAACTCACCCGCGCCAAAATCGGTGATCGGCTGACTCAGGCGGCATTCGAACTTGTCACCTTCGACCGTCCACTCGATGCTCTCCAGGCGAGTCTGGAACGTGAGCGCCATCGCAGGAAGGCTGGCAAACACACTGAGCAAGGCTAAATACCACTGGCGCACGGGAGGCTCCACAGACTTCCACAACAAAAAAGACCGACACACAAATGTTCACGGCATACCCGTTGAATATCGGAAGCTTCCCGTAAAACTTGATAGCGAGTGCCTGAAAGTGTCTTTTCCGGTAGCATTCCCCAGAGTTTGACCCGCCT
Encoded here:
- a CDS encoding Rnf-Nqr domain containing protein — its product is MNNSSTLQNSLMLAPLIGATDSLMKALGLWLMFIVVSSVFGLCMAALRARLMPAAQVVAGVVLAATLTSCAELGAQAWSLQWHQHMGIYAGLIALQCVVMDQTGFFQRTGPDRLRLCALFGALLTGMGLLRELIGSGTLGNHLPWLAGATSPDWQGWVLTADGGMRLAILAPGGFILLGLLLAAWQAWARPTPSH
- the nth gene encoding endonuclease III, with the protein product MNAAKRREIFRRFHEDNPEPKTELAYSSPFELLIAVILSAQSTDVGVNKATAKLYPVANTPAAIHALGVEGLSEYIKTIGLFNSKAKNVIETCRLLLERHGGEVPQTREELEALPGVGRKTANVVLNTAFRQLTMAVDTHIFRVSNRTGIAPGKNVVEVETKLMKFVPKEYLLDSHHWLILHGRYVCLARKPRCGSCRIEDLCEYKHKTSDD
- a CDS encoding PA3496 family putative envelope integrity protein; this encodes MSTGKEQLDVEDDFTPVEADDAEPVVEVAKTNLSKRRTIDNLLEERRLQKQLADYDFDL
- a CDS encoding response regulator transcription factor translates to MNKVLIVDDHPVIRLAVRMLMERHGYEVIAETDNGVDALQLARELLPDIVILDIGIPKLDGLEVIARLTSAAMPMKVLILTSQAPGHFSMRCMQSGAAGYVCKQQDLTELLSAIKAVLSGYSYFPNQALHTVRCSLGNASESDMVDRLSGREMTVLQQLAQGRTNKEIADGMCLSNKTVSTYKTRLLLKLNARSLVDLIELAQRNGLV
- a CDS encoding argininosuccinate synthase gives rise to the protein MADVNKVVLAYSGGLDTSVILKWLQDTYNCEVVTFTADLGQGEEVEPARAKAQAMGVKEIYIDDLREEFVRDFVFPMFRANTVYEGEYLLGTSIARPLIAKRLIEIANETGADAISHGATGKGNDQVRFELGAYALKPGVKVIAPWREWDLLSREKLMDYAEKHNIPIERHGKKKSPYSMDANLLHISYEGGVLEDTWTEHEEDMWKWTVSPEKAPDKAQYLELTYRNGDIVALDGVEMTPATVLATLNRIGGEHGIGRLDIVENRYVGMKSRGCYETPGGTIMLRAHRAIESITLDREVAHLKDELMPKYASLIYTGYWWSPERLMLQQMIDASQAHVNGVVRLKLYKGNVIVTGRKSDESLFDANIATFEEDGGAYNQADAAGFIKLNALRMRIAANKGRKLF
- a CDS encoding flagellar protein MotY, with the translated sequence MRQWYLALLSVFASLPAMALTFQTRLESIEWTVEGDKFECRLSQPITDFGAGEFVRRAGEQATFRLKAYNAIIGGGSATLLAAAAPWQPGRGDINLGAVQIGSGNVLFRSSQVQAARLINGLMDGRSPVLRHSSGDGRVSEVRLLPVKFSKAFSEYQGCVARLLPKNFEQVKQSRIGFHGQSIDLDGQAKAQLQEMLEFMKADPTVNHIELDGHSDNSGNRLTNRDLSRRRALAVMEFFKANGIQESQITLRFHGERYPLAPNTTAANRAKNRRVNVHLARMAPTEKPAPRATATVSAASTS